GGCATCAAGACCGCCAGGACGCCAGCCAGCACCAGGATCAGGGCAGCATGACCACCACGGTGGGGGCTCAAAGGAAGGGTTTTCATGGGGGGAGCCAACGGCTCACTTTTCCTTCGACACGGCCTTCTGGTAGGCCTCGAAGCTGGCGCAGGGCATCCACTCACGGCCCATGGCGAAGCTGCCGCTGCACCTGAGCTCCCTGGCGTGCGTCTCAGCAGTGGACCTGGTGGGGAACATGTCATTGGCCTGGGCCTGAGCGCCGTTGGCACCGAGCAGCACCAGAGCCGCCACCGACAGGTTCCAGAAACGAGGCAGCTTTGGGGGCAGCAAGGGACGCATGCATCAGCGAATCCGACCACCTTAGATTCTCCTCTCAGGTGGAGAGTCAACCCCCGTGATCATCGCGTCCCCGCCTCAGGGCCTCAAGATCGGTGTG
Above is a genomic segment from Cyanobium sp. ATX 6F1 containing:
- a CDS encoding DUF3721 domain-containing protein, with the protein product MRPLLPPKLPRFWNLSVAALVLLGANGAQAQANDMFPTRSTAETHARELRCSGSFAMGREWMPCASFEAYQKAVSKEK